One Setaria viridis chromosome 3, Setaria_viridis_v4.0, whole genome shotgun sequence DNA window includes the following coding sequences:
- the LOC117849900 gene encoding sodium/hydrogen exchanger 1 — translation MGLDLGAILKTGGLAVSDRTAIVSINIFIALLCSCIVIGHLLEGNRWVNESITALVMGLLTGGVILLATNGTNSRILVFSEDLFFIYLLPPIIFNAGFQVKKKQFFRNFMTIILFGAVGTLISFVIITLGAIGLFKKLDVGPLELGDYLAIGAIFSATDSVCTLQVLNQDETPLLYSLVFGEGVVNDATSVVLFNAIENLDMGHFDAFVLLNFIGKFLYLFFTSTILGVATGLLSAYVIKKLCFARHSTDREVSIMMLMAYLSYMLSMLLDLSGILTVFFCGIVMSHYTWHNVTESSRVTTKHTFATLSFIAEIFLFLYVGMDALDIEKWKLASSSPKEPIALSAIILGLVMVGRAAFVFPLSFLSNLSKKEARPKISFKQQVIIWWAGLMRGAVSIALAYNKFTASGHTAVRVNAIMITSTVIVVLFSTMVFGFLTKPLLTLLIPPRTGPNTSSLLSSQSILDPLLTSMMGSDFDVGQISSPQYNLQFILTAPTRSVHRLWRKFDDRFMRPMFGGRGFVPFVPGSPVEPSDPDSHLGTVTETDHS, via the exons ATGGGGCTGGATTTGGGAGCTATCCTCAAAACCGGCGGCCTCGCGGTCTCGGACCGCACCGCGATCGTTTCGATCAACATCTTCATTGCGCTGCTCTGCAGCTGCATTGTCATCGGGCACCTGCTGGAAGGGAACCGATGGGTGAACGAGTCCATCACTGCGCTTGTCATG GGTCTGCTCACTGGAGGTGTGATTCTGCTCGCTACTAATGGGACAAATTCACGCATCCTTGTGTTCAGCGAGGACCTTTTTTTCATCTATTTGCTTCCGCCGATAATCTTCAATGCTGG GTTTCAAGTAAAGAAGAAACAATTCTTCCGCAACTTTATGACAATTATTTTGTTTGGTGCTGTTGGGACTCTGATTTCCTTTGTAATAATCACTCTTG GTGCTATTGGATTGTTCAAGAAACTTGATGTTGGTCCACTCGAGCTTGGGGATTATCTTG CAATTGGTGCTATTTTCTCTGCAACAGATTCTGTTTGCACCTTACAG gTGCTTAACCAGGATGAAACACCCCTACTCTATAGTCTAGTTTTTGGTGAAGGTGTTGTTAATGATGCGACATCTGTTGTTCTCTTCAATGCAATTGAAAACCTTGATATGGGTCATTTTGATGCTTTTGTTCTGTTGAATTTCATCGGAAAATTTCTCTATCTGTTCTTCACCAGCACAATACTTGGAGTAGCT ACTGGGTTGCTTAGCGCGTACGTTATCAAGAAGCTTTGTTTTGCAAG GCATTCAACTGATAGAGAAGTTTCTATCATGATGCTCATGGCATACCTTTCATACATGCTGTCAATG CTTTTGGACCTGAGTGGCATTCTTACCGTCTTCTTCTGTGGAATAGTAATGTCACATTACACTTGGCATAATGTGACAGAAAGCTCTAGGGTTACCACTAA GCATACTTTTGCAACTTTATCATTCATTGCAGaaatttttctctttctctatgTTGGGATGGATGCATTGGACATTGAAAAGTGGAAATTAGCTAGTAGCAG TCCTAAAGAACCAATTGCTTTAAGTGCAATTATATTGGGCTTGGTTATGGTTGGAAGAGCGGCATTTGTGTTCCCTTTGTCTTTCCTATCCAACCTAAGTAAAAAGGAGGCACGTCCGAAGATCTCCTTCAAGCAACAA GTAATCATCTGGTGGGCGGGTCTAATGAGAGGAGCAGTATCAATTGCACTTGCCTATAACAAG TTTACAGCATCTGGTCATACTGCGGTGCGAGTTAATGCTATCATGATCACCAGTACAGTCATTGTTGTTCTCTTCAGCACAATG GTTTTTGGTTTTCTGACTAAGCCGCTGCTTACTCTCCTCATCCCACCAAGGACTGGCCCGAACACGTCATCTCTGCTCTCAAGCCAGTCAATTCTGGACCCACTCCTCACTAGCATGATGGGGTCTGATTTCGATGTAGGCCAGATCTCCTCCCCTCAGTACAACCTGCAGTTTATTCTCACCGCGCCAACTCGCTCCGTCCATCGCCTATGGCGCAAGTTTGACGATCGGTTCATGCGCCCAATGTTCGGGGGGCGAGGTTTCGTTCCATTTGTGCCCGGATCGCCAGTGGAGCCGAGCGACCCTGATTCTCATCTGGGCACTGTGACTGAGACAGATCATAGTTGA